A stretch of DNA from Hydra vulgaris chromosome 03, alternate assembly HydraT2T_AEP:
TAgactaattgtttttttatatgatgCAAAAGTGTTTAAAAAGCGTTCATAGTGACCCCCATTAATGGtagtttatatatgttatgtctTAACTGGTCAATGGAAAATTGTAACTGTCTTTACAATTCTGctgctttattaataaattcatcaGATGAAACTCATGAAAGTCTTGGACTATTAACTTCTGTTGAGTTTTTTGAGAAAGCGACCTTTTATTCACGATACCTAATAATCTTAAACCAAGTggaatctaaaagtttttctttaggTATGTCAAATCtcgcgttttacggaaccgattttTGTGCTAAAAATCTGTTCCACGTTTTTTAGAACTTCGCGTATAGGCAGTATGGTAAGATAGTGTTTTGgagcatatttttaaagaattttatattaacttagaagtttttttaaaagtagaacaGTCAAGCTTTTTTAAAgagtacttttttattatattgacgAAAGTTAAAGTGTTATTTATTGATATCAAAAACTGTGTTGTACTTCTTGTGCTTAGTAAATGTTGaagataagattttttttttttctatccgattctttttattaagtttatgcgttttctatgcacatgccaaatttcaagaatttattttaactagcAGATACCCTATTTTTACCctcacttttggtacctaaattttgtttttccgACTTCTGTTTGGGGGagaaaggagggggggggagtGAAGCTGAAGGATGTtcagtatttgttttataagccaataataattattattaaaaaatttatgtgatttttctatacaatgatTTTGTGATATAAGTActaatattacatttataaagtatcaatgtaaaaataatatttattatatataaaatcaataatacaTGTTTTTTGCCCAGTCAtcatattattacatttttaaaaagttttatatcatatattgcttttttatgtatttagaatatatcatatattagtaatatactaatatttgtctaaaaatatatagacatatataatatatttatagtatattaaatttaatttactatttatagtatattatatttgtatagtatattatatatttaatatatactataatatatactatattattgaatatattaaatatatactataatatatatttaatacatactatatcaataataataatgaatgaTATGATTCCGATACAGCAATGACAGTCTTGCACAATGGCAgagtagaaaaacttaaaaaaatacagaaaggctattactattttttactggactagaaaagaaaataattctgaatctgttgattattatataaaaaaaattccagctTGTTGCTGACATTGTATCCAGTGAGTTGACGTTTTCCTAATGTGAATATGTTGCcgttattttttgataattggaCATGCATTTGATTATCTTACAACatgattttactattttttgactatatatatatatatatatatatatatatatatatatatatatatatatatatatatatatatatatatatatatatatatatatatatatatatatatatatatatatatatataatgtgtagCGAGTAGTGAaacctgcaaaaaaaaattacagcgAGTAGTGGGTCTTGCAAAAATATAAagcgagtagtggaacttgccATTTTTTTGATAGACGGGTCTAGCAACGTTCACGTTGTGTCTATAGTTATCAATGattaatatatagtttcatTAGTGGAATTTAATATCTTAATCATTAACTAAAAGCCGAGAcgtaaactaattaaaataatattataaaaaattttttgttttttaaatttttttcaggtcAGAGGGGGAACTATCTATAACTATCACTAAGCATTGTGTGATGTAGGTACGtgtgcaaaatttttaaactattcaaaTATTCAATTATTATACATCATTGTAAAGAGCTTTAATTCAGTATTACAATGgtgaaaatttcataaaaaataaatgattctaCTAAAAGTTATGCCCATTTAAGTgacaaaaattcattataagGAATGCTTAAGAAAACTGCaaccaacttaaaaaattaGCGTTCGGCTTACGGTAGTTTTATAATAGAACTTCATTGTTTAGTTTTTAGCGCATAACTTTGCCTcgcttatatttttattcaagttataacaaacaaaaaaaattaaaattgcttaattaaaaaaaattatttctattaacaaattaaaaaaattttaaataataataagataaatcaatttttaaaagattaaaaatttttttcataaattaatttattttataacttttttttaaagataatacttattatattacACTTTACTTTACATATATAGGCTTATATATTAAAACGCGTAGTTCATTTGTTGCGatattatatatgtacataGCCTACTAGAAGATAAACAGTGAGCTGAGAGAAAGTAATAACCTCTTTAATTATATCTATTTTTTGCGAGCGAAAAATATGGCTTGAAGAAAAAGTCGGAAAAGGATGTGATTTGTGTATGATCAATAGTTTTGGGGAAAAAAAAGGCCTGTTGTCCCAACCGTACCACTGTTATTAATCAAGCCACATAATTTTCCACTTAATCCATGATAGATactaaaaaatactataataaaaattgtttaattacttTGACAATTAGCGATAACATTTCATGTTAATTAGTATTTAGAGAGATGAAGATATGTATTTAGAAATGCGCTTCAGAATATCCTTTGTATATCGCCTCGATTAACATCGAATAATACGCCCacccctataaaaaaaaagatttatttgttttaaaatatacttcataatataaaatttaaactaaattaattgttttCCATATgcttattaatgtttttaacagaattatggctatgaaaatagcctaGTTTTGAAGCAAATCTAGCATTGACATCCAAAGATAGAAAAAGTCGATCCTTCgagaatatctaaaaaaaacaaacagattttcaaataaatctatAGATCACCACAGCACAACCATTATTAATAGAGAAGGCATATGtcctgaaaaataaattattatctaatatgATACAAATATGTTATTACTGCATAATTTAATCTTATAAGTATAAATTAACCTCTTTCCTGACTTGTTAAAGATCCATAGAAGCAATAGTCTATTTTTCAGTTTTCATACTGTGAGTTAAAACCTAGCAATGATAGATAAAATACAtcagatatttaaaataactactaAAAAAACCCATCacaaattaggaaaaaaaaaggtttttgttttaggttaaaaataaattaaaataacttaacttCTGATGTATAACACATGTCATTAAAACAGAAATATCAATGGAACAAATAGAATTCTTCGATTTGTCGcctgaaaaagaaaagatattatgtataaaaataataatcaaaaaaactgaTTTCTATACTGATTGATTTAAACTACATAACACTAACATCTTGGTGTCCATGCATGCAAAAGGTCACCTTTTTAAGTTGAAATAGTATATCAAAAGCTAGGTGATTGGCTCAAAGCCAATAGTAAATGAGCTATGGTTTCCCAAAGCATGTTACAACCAAGTCAACCCTGGTTGTTGGATGTCGGTAACTACCCGACTACCTAAAATAAGAtctgatatataaaaataatcaatgaaagaattataaatcttttcataatcttatcaacaacaacaaaaagaggGTGAGGGGGCATAATATACACATtaggcattttaaaaatattgctaacCAAGGCACTTACCTAAtatctgtaaataaaaattattaatgcaaGTATATAAACCATATTATGATTTACAATAACACATACCTTATTATAATCAATTTGCacatcatttttttatgatattaccATATTACCACTAATGATGTCTGCAGATAGTTGATATTTGCTCATTTCATACTCAACAGCATCATCATCCTCATTTGGTTTCCAATAAGAAACTATGTATATACcactgttttctttttaatgctATGAAGTCTGCCATAATATACATCTTGGCTGTTAGTGGCATTATCAAACCACAAGTGGCAAATACATTTTCCAATAGCAGCTCTAATAAGAATTTCTTCAATATTAGAAGCCTCATTATTTTCTAGGTCaggaaatatttcttttatctgATTTAggcatacaattttttaaagttttttctatttttctctgttctttgaattttttattttgaattttgtcagCCATACGCTTTATAAGTTCTGACGTCATTTCTTTATGAGATTGTGCATTTGCAAATCGAGTTTTTCTGGCATTAGAAATAGCCCATAatgttaatttgttttgaatatcaGTAGGTTTTTTGGAGAGTAGagcagttgttttatttttacaagcaTGAAGTTTTGAAGAAAGAAAGCAAAGCATGGCATTTGGAGCTTTTTGCTTTGCAGCACTAAACATACCCATAAGTTCTTCTGAGTCAATGTTGTGAAGCCTTGCTGATTTAGTCTGGTTCATAATTTGATCATTAGAACTCATGTTGAACTGCTGCTTGTACTGCCTGTCAATGACACTAACAACAGCTTTCAGACATTCAGCTAATGTTTTACTCATTTCATCAGTTACTGGGCAAAAGCTGATTATTGAATCAAAAACAggatctttaataatatttccgaaaaaatcagttttttgtttaattagatTTAGAGGATCCTTGCTGCTTTCAATAAGAGTATTCCGAACATTTTTGACTACCTGAATGCCAGATATGTAGTCAAGTCCCTGACCTGGTTGgatataaaattttgtcatcCAAGGACCAGTCAGTAGCTTTCCAATTAAAGCTAGAGCACATAATCCACGGATacctgaaacaaaaaatttataaataaaccatAATATTAGTCTCTAATAATCTATAATCCATTAACTATTGCTCTTAGTATCATTACTACTGGTTTTAAAGATTCGTCCCATAGCCTTTAATATTGCACCCTTTCCTATCAATTTAATATCTGAATGTGTCCAAGAAAGGAAACAATCATATAAAAGATTCACCTGTTTCAGATGTAAAATCTTGGTACAAACTATATCTCAGACCTCCGCATAACGCTAAGCCAGAAAACAgaaatgttttcaatatttcATAGTGATGAACCAAAATACCACATGTGTGAAAAAGAATGTGTAGTCTGTTACCTCTGTAGCGTGGTAGCAGTCCTCTGGGCAGCTTGTGTTGGTCCAAAAAGGCTACAAAACCCTTTGGGTCACCTTTAAATAACATAAAGCAATTGTTTTAAAGAGCATAAGGAGCATGTGAAATAAGaagaaatctaaaatattttttttattagcatttatatgctaataaaaaaaatattttagatttatatatcatAATTCACAAAATTATGTtgtgttaaagtaaaaaagtggGATTAAGATTATAGATCTACCTTTTCCATCCTTAAAGCGAAGTTTGTTCAGctgtaaaacaatatttgctgcAATGCAGTCTCTTCCAAAAAGTTTTCCTTTAGAAGTCTTTAATGCTTTGAGTAAAGATTTGCATGAGCTGGTCATTGTGTCCAAGGGGTGAAGGTGACAGTTTAGTTCATTTAATGATTTCTGCCAAACAAGGTTTAACTTAGTAACTGTCTCATGGTTTGTTGCTACTCTGTCACTCATCGTGTTAGTTATGTTTCCAATAATAGTACTTCGCACATCAGTGAATTGTAGCTGGTAGAAATCACTATATAACTTGGCAAGATTATCAACAGATTTTGTTATGTGACTCTGATAGTCGTAAGCTGTACCTCCAGGAAATTGATCAATAGCTACAACCATGCATACTGATTCTGTTGTTAAGTGCACAACATTTACATGAACACCCTCCTGTGTTGTTGCATCAAAACCAAGTGtcagattttttgttgagaaaGCTATCTCAGCAGTCAGTAAGTCTGAAATTACACCTAGCTCATGCATCATTTGTTCCACAGTTGTGCGATGTGGAATGTGACTAAATTGATAGCCAGTGTGTTCTCCAATTTTACTGAGCAAAGTTGGAACACTATGTGTAGGAACTTGGCACACAAGCATGTCATATATAAGTGCTCTAATATCTGCTGAGTAGCATTTTTCAGTTTTGGTGTTTTGCGTTATTTGTTGCATTTGCTCCACTTTTTCCTGTAAAATCAGTATGTCATTTTGCAGTACAAGAATTTCAGAATTTTTGTGAGCAAGTTGTTGGCTTAACATAGCCTTTTGATAAGATAAGTTGCTTTGGGTAAATGtcaactgttgttttaaaataaaaatgtgattttGAAGTTTCTTTAACtgtaaattcaaatatttttcctttaatttttttcgaagATTAAGGATTGTCTTTTCTTTGCGAGCAATAACCTGATTTAGATATTTAAGTTGGTATGGTCGGGCCTTTGCCTTTTCTCTTAACTCTTTTAGATCCtcttttatgcttttttttttatttgccattTCATTTGCCAAAATGGTTAACCTCTTTCGTAAAACTTTTTTCCTAGGATTTAACTGATCAGCTCTCAACCTGGGTAGTAGTGGTTCATGAGAAGAGGTTATTAAAGTGGGACCAGATAAAGGAGATAAATGATTACTATTTGATACAGATAAAGCACTGATGTGTTGAGAAGGTAAAATAGAAGAACACGAAACAATGTTACTTGAGTTTGCGGTTGAATGCAATGGTTGTGGCACAGCAGATATTGATTTTTGGTATGCAAAGAGAATGTTGCagatattaataaattgttcaGAATCCCTTGAATAATTACGAGCATAGAATTTGGATCTATTTACTAGTTGCACGATCTgacttttacatattttgaaattaaaaagtttattgactatttcaacagttgttttaaatgattcatTGTtgaatatgaatatatttaatatatgtcCATTTCTACATTCAACATTTAAATGAGTTGGCATTGTAAAGTTACAAGCTAAATAATTTTTGGCTTCACCATAAAATAGATGATTCTTTTTAGGTCTcataatgctctaaaaaaaaatttaataatcataataattattttattgaaacagctttaattattattacacttttttttaaataaaaaaagctatacaacatgcaacagaaaaaaaaatcaattgaatcttaaataaaatatatataaacaaagaaatagcatagtgtgtgtgtgtgtgtaaatcatgttttgaatactttaaaaaaatcaccaatatttttaataaagtttcatttttcaaaaaaaaaacaactttttaattaataaaaaagttcaaatatacAAAATGCTCATAATCGTGAATCGCCCTCACCCCCCCCCCTCACCCACAACCTCTATAACAGAAGAATATTTGGTACCTTTACTGCGTGCAAAAATAGAGTATGAGCgtgtcattattttttaatgaaatttggcaAGTACATAgaaaatagatatataaaattgactggaaagttagaaaaaaaacccATCATTCCTTCAATGTCAATCCACTTCCAGAACAGGAACGAAGTTTTCAATAGCAATGAAATCACTAAAAACGTTagtaactgcaaaaaaaaaaaaaaactgcaataaacttacaacactctacttttaaaatattatctaagtcaatataaaattctaaaaaaaaaacgacaaaaaTCCATCCTTACTACACCTACTTCGAGCACGCGGTGAAAAAATGGTCAcagattttatctttaaaatcggTGCCGTAAATCGAAGATACGCACGTACCTATGTGAtgtattttgaattttgttaaaagatgtttttatattaaagtttattattttaattacatttaaatattttttcgaatctcattaaaaatacattttttttaggttgtaaAAAGGGAGGGGGGGGGCAACGGCACGCCCCCTTCCCCATCTACATCCCTTGAAACAAAGGGTGCGCTGCTAGTGATGTtgtaaagtagtaaaatatattttttgatttgatactagatttatttttaattataaagacaaatatttataaaaaaaaagagtcatTTTTGATAATAGGGTGTTTGAAACCATCACCCTTACATCCACCCAAAGACAATGATGAAACTTCTATATTTGACTGTGGTCTGATTTTTggattttagttaataaaaactttattttaaccgcagtttcttcaacaattcctaatatcaaaaaatcggtacttaaaacgtcataactttttgtaaggTGGttcgattttgaaaattttttcacttttggaatatttaaataaagctctttttaatgatatataataacctagaatttgatgaatttaaaaatttcatgtaacATACCTATTTGCTTCACTCTCTAGTGCCTTCATGGCATGTGTTTCATTTGAGTCTTCTGattcttttacaaaattaaatgatataaatatttctgaacttataaaaaaagaagcctATAACAATTgcagaaacaataaatttgctACTTTTCTTTGGTTTTCAGATCAGTCTTCAAGCCTTCCTTTTTATGATGTTTCCACTTAATATGAGCGCGGAAGACATCTATCTGCTGGCAAAGACGATTCAATGTTATTAGatctagttaataaaaaatttgttcctAACTTGTCTTTTGTTTTTCCTGTTTCTGGTGAAATACAAAATgatcatttttacataaatggcTACTTGAATATTCCTGGCTAGCTTACTCACAGATTGAAGATGGAGCATATTGCCTTCCATGTACACTTTTGAGTAGCAGAATTCCAAACAATACCACAATAATCAACTTTATTAGAAAACCTTTTACAATATGGGGTAATGCAACTCGTGCTTATATGGATCACAATAATAATTGTCGACTTCATCAAATGTCAATGCATTGTCTTAACATGCTGCAATCTAgatctaattcaaaaaaaaatcggaTTGAAGTTGACATCAATAATCTAAGGAAAAAACTTATATGTAATCGAAATAAATTAATTCCAATTGTAAAGACAATTATTTTCTTGGGCGCAACGATATTGCTTTTCGAGTCATTGTGATGACGGTAAGTATCATCCAGAGATTGGAGAAACATGTAAAGACAACATTGGTATAGGTAATTTTgca
This window harbors:
- the LOC136078191 gene encoding uncharacterized protein LOC136078191, with amino-acid sequence MRPKKNHLFYGEAKNYLACNFTMPTHLNVECRNGHILNIFIFNNESFKTTVEIVNKLFNFKICKSQIVQLVNRSKFYARNYSRDSEQFINICNILFAYQKSISAVPQPLHSTANSSNIVSCSSILPSQHISALSVSNSNHLSPLSGPTLITSSHEPLLPRLRADQLNPRKKVLRKRLTILANEMANKKKSIKEDLKELREKAKARPYQLKYLNQVIARKEKTILNLRKKLKEKYLNLQLKKLQNHIFILKQQLTFTQSNLSYQKAMLSQQLAHKNSEILVLQNDILILQEKVEQMQQITQNTKTEKCYSADIRALIYDMLVCQVPTHSVPTLLSKIGEHTGYQFSHIPHRTTVEQMMHELGVISDLLTAEIAFSTKNLTLGFDATTQEGVHVNVVHLTTESVCMVVAIDQFPGGTAYDYQSHITKSVDNLAKLYSDFYQLQFTDVRSTIIGNITNTMSDRVATNHETVTKLNLVWQKSLNELNCHLHPLDTMTSSCKSLLKALKTSKGKLFGRDCIAANIVLQLNKLRFKDGKGDPKGFVAFLDQHKLPRGLLPRYRGNRLHILFHTCGILVHHYEILKTFLFSGLALCGGLRYSLYQDFTSETGIRGLCALALIGKLLTGPWMTKFYIQPGQGLDYISGIQVVKNVRNTLIESSKDPLNLIKQKTDFFGNIIKDPVFDSIISFCPVTDEMSKTLAECLKAVVSVIDRQYKQQFNMSSNDQIMNQTKSARLHNIDSEELMGMFSAAKQKAPNAMLCFLSSKLHACKNKTTALLSKKPTDIQNKLTLWAISNARKTRFANAQSHKEMTSELIKRMADKIQNKKFKEQRKIEKTLKNCMPKSDKRNIS